The Candidatus Deferrimicrobium borealis DNA window GTGGGTGCCGCGACCGCCGCCGAACTGCGGGCGGTGGGGATCGACGTGAACTTCGCGCCGGTCCTCGACGTGGACAGCAACCCGGGCAATCCGGTGATCGGAGACCGGGCGTTCTCCGCCGACCCGGACGCCGCGGCCTCCCTCGGGATCGCGTTCGCGAGGGGGTCGCTCTCCCGGGGGATCCTCCCCGTCGGGAAACATTTCCCGGGACACGGGGACACGTCCGCCGATTCCCACAAGGAACTGCCGGTCGTCCTGTCGGACCGGCGGACGCTCCTTCGCCGCGAACTCCTCCCTTTCCGCCGCGCCGCGCGCGCGGGGATCCCGGCGCTGATGACCGCCCACGTGATGTACCCCGCGCTCGACCGCGCCCTGCCGGCCACGCTGTCCCGGAAGATCCTCCACGACCTGTTGCGGGAACGGTTGCGGTTTCGCGGAGCGGTCCTCTCCGACGCGCTGGAGATGAAGGCGATCGCGGATCGGTACGGGATCGGGGAGGCGGCGGTCCTCGCCGTGACGGCCGGGTGCGACGTCGCGCTCGTGTGCCGGGGGGAATCGGTGCAGGAGGAGGCGCTCGACCGGCTGGCCCGGGAGACTACCGACCGTCCGGCGTTCCGGCGGGCGGTGGCGGCGGCGGCGGCTCGGTCGGGACGGCTTCGGGCGTGGGCGGCGGCGAAAGAACGTTGTCGGCCGGCGCCGCGGGCGGTGGGGGCGGGGCGGCATCGGATGCTCTCTTCCCTCCTGCGGGAGGCTTGGGAAAGTACCGGACGAACATCTCCGGGCGGTATATCCGGTAATATTGGAGAAGGTTGAGGAAGACCCTGCGCAGGTAGAATCGCGTCTCCTTGTAATTGATCTCTTCGAGGAACGCCGCCGGATCGCCGTTCGACCGTTTCCACCACCGTTCCACCGCCGCCTCTCCCGCGTTGTACGCCGCCACCGCCCGGAAATAGTCCCCCCCGTACCCGTTCACCAGGCGTGACAGGTACGCAGCGCCGAGGTGGATATTCATCGAGGGACGCAGCAACTCCTTCCTGCCCGGCTTCGGCATCTTCTCCTTCCGGGCCACTTCCGCGGCCGTCCGGGGCATCAACTGCATCAGGCCCACGGCGCCCGCCGAGGAGACGACGTCCGACTGGAAACGCGACTCCTGGCGGATGACCGCGTGGAGGACGAGCGGGTCGATCCCGGAGCGTCGGCGATCGCAATCGGCGAGGAACTCGGGGGCCAGGGGGTACTGGATCCTGTCCACCAGCCCGGGATGCATCGGGTCGAGGGGGACGTTCGACGTCTCGTTGATGCCGCCCTTCAGGTCGCCGGCAAGGTACCGGAAGAGGCCCGGCGCCCCGCCGTCCCCCATCCCGATCGCCCTCCGCGCCGCCACGCGGTCCACCAGCGAAGCCTCGAGGACGGCGTAGTCGATCACTCCGAGGAGGGTCAACCGTTCCGCCCGCCGGACCTTCTCGGCGTCGGCCGGCCCCCAGTCCGCCTTCCGGATCCGCGCCCAGAGCCGCCCGCGCTCCTCGCCGCACGCCTTCGTCTCGCCGGTGGAGGCGGCGTTGAGGAAACGGAACGGCTCGCCTCCCCGCGCCGAAACCGCGAAGAGCGCGTAGATCCCGGCGAACGCGTCGCCGGCCAGGTCCGCGAAGATCGGCGCCGACTCCGCTTCCCTGCCGGTGTCGCGAAGCGCCCGCGCCTTCCAGTACCGGTGCCGGGCGCGCTCCACCGTGCCGAATCCCCCCGTTTCCCCCACGGAGAACGCCGCGAGCGCCTCGTCGTGGCGCCCTTCCCGGTACAGGCCGTAGGCGAACCGGAAGATCGACTCCTGCCGGATCGAATCGTCCCGGGCACTCCGGAGAGGCCCGAACGATTCCGTCGCTCCCGCGAGATCGCCCTCCTCTTCGGCGATCCACGCCGCGAGGTATCGGGCCCGTTCCGCCGTCCCGGGGTGGGCGCCGCTCTCCGCGATCTCCAGGAATTCTTTTCGCGCCTCCGCGAGCCGCCCCGCCTTCCAATCCACGCGGGCCCGGAGGAAGCGAACCTCCGACCGGAACGCCGGCGGGGCGTCCGCCAGATGCTTATCCAGAAGCGCGGCGGCCGCCGCCGTCTCCCCCTGCTTCCGCTGGAACTCGGCGTACTCCAGGACCAGAGCGAAATATTCCCCGGAGGGGGGGAAACGGAGGATCGCCTCTTCGAAGAGCGCCCTCGCCCGCTCCGCCTCCCCGGCCCGGGCGGCCGCCTTGGCGAACTTCGCGTAGAACCCCGGCGACAGCTCCCATACCGCCAGGAGGCCGTCGACACGCCACTTCCACAGGCGCTCGAAGGAGAGGATCCCCGCCTCCCGCGCCGTGTAGGCCGAGAAATTCTCAAGGTCCATCGTCGCCGCCTCCGCCGTGGGACCCGCCTCGCCGGCAAGGAACGCGGCGACGTATCCTTCCTCCGCTTTTCGCCGGCTGCCGACCACCTTCCCGCGGGAGAGTCCGAACGCTTCGCGGGACGCGGCGACGTCGTTGTCGAGGGCGGCCGCGTAGGCGACGTCGTGCAGGAGATACGGGAGCAGGGGGGAGTCGGGGAATTTCTCCTTGAGGAGACGCAGCGACTCTGCCGCTTCGGCCCGCTTCCCCTCGCGCGCGGCGGCCTCCCCGCCGAAATACACCACGTAATCGCCGAGGTCGTATTCAAGGGGGGGAATCATCGCGAATGCCGCGCGGGCCTCCGCGTACCGTTCCTTCTGCAGGAGGGACCACCCCTCCTGAAACGCGGCGTCGTGCCCCGGCGCGGAAGCGGAGGCGACCGCGATCTGCGGGCACAGGGCGAGGAAGGCGAGAATCCACAGGCAACGCAGCCGGTTCGGCAATGGCATCTCCAGGCGGCAACTGCCCGGAGGCAGACCGTCATGGTATTATCGCGAAGTAGTGCGCAGGAACACAAGGCCGGCGTGGCGTTTCTCGCATATCGTGAGAGTCGCGAGCCGCTGCGCTCAGGAAGGACTCCTTGAACGTTTCCCTGTCGACGCACCTGTTCGCCTTCCACGACCTGGACGAGGCGATCTTTCCGCTCTATCCCCGGTACGGCTTCTCCCTCGCGGAGATCTGGGCGATGCCGCCTCACTTCCCGTCCGGCGACTTCACGGCGGCCGACGCGGTCGCGCGGCGGATGGCGGAGCACGGCGTCCGTGTGGCGAGCGTTCATGCTCCCCTGTACCCGGACGTTCGGACGTACAAGAAGGACCGTTGGTACTCCCTCTCCTCCGTGGACGAGGCGCATCGCCTCGAGTCCGTAGCGGTGACCGCACGGGTCGCCGGGTGGCTGGCGCGCAACGGCGGGGGAACGGTCGTCCTCCACACCTCGTTTCCGGCGGGACAGTGGTACCCGCACCGCTGGGGCGCCTTCCTCTCCTCGATGAACGAACTCCTCGGCGCGGTCCCGGCCGGCGTCCGGTTCGCGGTCGAGAACACACCGGTCGACTCCGGCCAGGTGGGCATCATCCTCGACATCGTGGAGCGGTACCCGGCGGACCGGGTGGGCGTCTGCCTGGATCTCGGCCATGCGCACATCGAGGAGAACGTGCTTTCCGCCGTGCGCGCGGCGGGCCCCCGCCTGATCCACGTGCACGCCTCGGACAATCGCGGGGAAAAGGACGAACACCTCGTTCCGGGAAAAGGGGAGATCCCGTGGGACGGCGTGACGGCGGCGCTGCGGGAAGCCGGCTTCGGCGGTCCCTTCACCGTGGAGCTTCGGGACTACACCCGCGGGGAGAACCCGGCGTACAAGGACTTCGACCGGATCCTCACCGAGTGCCGCGCCTCCCTCGACCGGATGTTCCGGGAAACCCCTTGACCGAAGGGGTCGACCTCGCGGCGCTTCGCGCCGGGCTTGCCGCCCTCTTCCCCGGCACGGACCCGATGTCGGCCAAGGTGTCCGAACTCGCGGGGGACGCCTCCACCCGCCGTTACTACCGCGTCAGGAATTCCCCCGGGGCTTCCATCCCCTCCGTCGTCGTGATGCGGTACCCGGACGAGTCGCCGCCGGAGGCGGAGCTTCCCTTCCTGAACGTCCACCGCTACCTGGCGGCCGCCGGAGTCCCCGTCCCGGTCGTGTACCGGTCCGACCCGAAGGCGAACCTCCTCTTCCTCGAAGACGCGGGGGATACGATGCTGGAGGACGCGGTCCGCGACCATGGGGCGCGCGGCTGCCTGCCGCTCTACGAGCAGTGCGTCGAGATCCTCGTCCGGATCCAGTCCGAGGGTACCGGCGCGCTCGACGGCGAGGCGATCCCTGCGCGGCTCGCATTCGACGTCGCGAAATTCACCGGAGAGATCGATTTCTTCCTCCTTCACGCCGTGCGGGAATTCGGCGGAATCCGGTTGTCCGATCGGGAAGAGCGGGCGATCGGGGATCTTTTCCACCCGTTCCTCGAGCAGCTGTCCGCATTCCCGCGCGTGCTCGCCCACCGGGATTACCACAGCCGCAACGTGATGGTGATCGCCTCCGGGAGGGCCCCCGACCACCGGAACCTGCGGGTCCTCGACTTCCAGGACGCCCGGATGGGAAACGTCTTCTACGATCTGGCCTCGCTGCTGCGCGACTCCTACGTCGCCTTGCCGGAAGACGCGGTCGAGGATCTTCGCTACGCCTGGCGGCACGCCGCCACGGCGAAGCTTCGAGGCGCCGCGGGGGACCCCGGCGCCTTCGCCTGGAGGTTCGACCTGGCCGCGCTTCAGCGAAACGTGAAGGCGATCGGGACGTTCGGCAACCAGGCGCACAACCGCGGGAAGCGGATCTACCTTCGCTTCATCCCGCCCACGGTCGCCCACCTGCGGGGGAACTTCGAACGGAACCCGCCGATGCGCGCCCTCGCGGGAAGGCTCCTCCCGATCTTGTCGGCGCTGTCCGAAAAAGCCGCGGCGGAGGGAACTCCATGAAGGCGATGATCCTCGCCGCGGGGCTTGGAACGCGCCTGCGTCCCCTCTCCCTCGAGATCCCGAAACCGGTCATCCCCGTGCTGGGCCGGCCGCTGTGCGGCCACGCGATGGCGTTCCTCCACGGGCACGGCGCGGAATCGTTCCTCCTCAACCTCCACCACGGCCCGGAGACGGTCCGCGAGAAGGTGACGGCGTGGGCGGCGGACCGGTTCCCGGTCGAATTCACGCACGAGCCGGAGATCCTCGGGACCGGGGGCGGGATCGGAAACGCGAGGGAGTACCTGCGCGGGGGGACGTTCGTGACCGCCAATTCCGACGCGGTCGCGCGGTTCCCGCTCGCGGATGCCATCGCGCGCCATCGTGCGAACGGTGCGCTGGCCACCCTCGTCCTCTTTCCCGACCGATGGAAGCGGTACACCGCCGTCCGCGTACGGGACGACGGGCGGATCGCGGGGTTCGGCGGCGCCGCCCCCGCCGGGGCGTTCGAGGGGTTCTACACCGGGCACCTGATCGCGGAGCCGGAGCTGCTCGACCGGATCCCGCGGGGCCGTCCGTCCTGCATCGTCCGGGACACCCTGGACCCGCTGATCGCGACGGGGGCGCCGATCTTCGCCTTCGTGACGGAGGGGGATTTCCTGGACTTCGGGACCCCCGCGGATTACCTGCGCGGAACGCTCGCCCTCCTCGCGGAGCGCGAACCCGGCAGGGGACCGCGCTTCTTCGCGCACCCGCGGGCATCGATCGGAAACGGCGCGACCGTCGGACCCGACGCGGTCGTCGAGGAGGGCGCCTCCGTGGGGTCCGGAGCCACCGTCCGCCGCGCCATCCTCTGGCCGGGCGCCGTCGTGCCGCCCGGGGCGCTCGTCGAGAACGGCATCCTCACGCCGCGGGGATTCGTCCCGGCTTAGTCGGTTGCGTCGCCTCGGAGGTCGGGACTCCGTTCGTGGCTCGCCGTGCGATGAACCTGCACGGCTGCGCTTTACCTCACTGCGCCCCGCCTCCTGCGGCGACTCCGCCGTCACCCGCGACACAGGCCACAGAAGGTGTGTCCCCTGCCCACGGACAAATCGGCCGGGCGCCGGAACGTGGAGAGCTTCCGGGGATTACACTGGACGTGTAAGGACTTCATGGAGGCCGTAAGGAGAACTCCCGATGGACCAGCTGCCGTCGTACAGCCCCCCGCCGGGCGCACCCCGGGTCGATCCGGCGCGGATGGAGCGGTTCGCGCACGCGCTGCGGATGCGCGGGGAGGGATATCGGCCGAGGACGAGGCACCTCGGCCCGGACGGGTGGGCGAAATACACGAACCGGCTTTTCCTGGAGACGAGCCCCTACCTTCTCCAGCACGCGCACAACCCGGTCGACTGGTATTCCTGGGGCGACGAGGCGTTCGAACAAGCCCGGCGGCTCGGCCGTCCCGTGTTCATGAGCATCGGGTACTCCACCTGCCACTGGTGCCACGTCATGGAGGAGGAATCGTTCGAGGACGAGGAGATCGCCCGGTTCCTGAATGAGAAGTACATCGCCGTGAAGGTGGACCGGGAGGAACGTCCCGACGTGGACGCGATCTACATGAAGGCCGTCCAGGGCTTCTCCGGGACCGGCGGATGGCCGCTGAGCGTCTGGCTTACCCCGGATCGGAAGCCGTTCTTCGGCGGGACGTATTTCCCCCCCCGGGACGGCGGCTACGGGAAGGGATCCGGTTTCCTGGAGATCCTCCAGGCGCTGTCGGACAGTTACGTTTCCATGCCATCGGAGGTGGAGGAGTTCTGCAGCAAGGCGACGGCGTTCATCCGCCAGGCGTTGTCGCCGGAGGGCGGAGACGACCTCCCCACCACCGAAGCGCTGACCGATGCGGCGCGCTTCTACCTCGACCATTTCGATCCCGTGAACGGAGGTATGGCCGCGGTGCCGAAGTTCCCCAGCCACCTCCCCGTCCGTTTCCTTCTCCGCTTTCACCGACGCACGGGGGACGGATCCTACCTCGACATGGCGCGGCGAACCCTCGAGGCGATGGCCGCCGGTGGCATCTACGACCACGTGGGTGGAGGATTCCATCGGTACGCCACGGACGGAAAGTGGCTTATCCCCCATTTCGAGAAGATGCTCTACGATAACGCGCTCCTCGTCGCCGCGTACCTGGAAGGGTACCAGGCGACCGGCAGGAAGGATTTCGCCCGGGTCGCGCGGGAGACGTTACGCTTCATCGAGCGGGACATGACCGCCCCGGGAGGGGCGTTCTACTCCGCCACGGACGCGGACAGCCCGGGCGAAGGCGGCCGCCGGGAAGAGGGGGCCTTCTTCACGTGGACTCCGGCGGAGCTCGAGGCGGCGCTGGGCCCGGAACGCGCGCGGATCGTCGCCCTGCAGTACGGCGTGACCGAAGGCGGAAATTTCGAGGGCCGATCGATTCTCCACGTGTCGGTCCCCCCGACCGCCGTCGCCCGGGATCTCGGGATTCCGGAAACGGAACTGGACGCCGTCCTCCAGGAGGCGAAGGAGCTCCTCTATCGCGCAAGAAGCCTCCGGCCCGGCCCGATCCGGGACGAGAAGATCCTCACCGCCTGGAACGGGTTGGCGATCTCTGCATTCGCCCGCGCAGGTCTCGCCCTGGACGATCCCGGGTACGTCGATCGGGCGTGCCGGGCCGCCCGGTTCCTGCTGGAAAACTCCTGCCGCGGGGGGCGGCTTCACCGGACGTGGAAGGACGGGGAGGCAAGACACCCCGGCCTCCTCGAGGATCACGCGTTCCTCGTCGCGGGCTTCCTGGACCTGTACGAAGCCTCCGCCGATCTGGCCTGGCTCGAAGAAGCCGTTGCGATGGACACGGTCCTTGCGGACCGCTTCGAGGACAAGGACCGCGGCGGATTCTTCCTGACGGGAGACGGGCACGAGGAACTCCTCGTTCGGGAGAAGCCGATGTACGACGGCGCGGAGCCGGCCGGGACGTCGGTGGCCGTCCTGAATCTTCTCCGGCTCCATGAATTCACGACGGATCCGCAGTACCGTGCGCGGGCGGAAAAGGCGTTCCGTTACGCGGCGCCCACACTGAGGAGCCACCCGATCTCGCTCTCCGAGATGCTGCTCGCGCTCGATTTTCTTCTCGACACGCCCAAGCAGGTCGTCGTCGTCCTCCCGCGGGGAGCGGGGAAAGACGAGGCTGCGCCCCTCCTCTCCGCGTTCCGCGGCAGGTTTGTCCCGAACCGGGTCCTTTCGGTTGTCCGGGAAGGGGAGGAACAGGCCAAGACGTCGCGGATCATCCCGCTGGTGCGGGGAAAGGAAGCCGTCGGCGGCAGGGTTACCGCATACGTCTGCGAGGAGCGCACCTGCATGCCGCCGACGGGAAACCCTGCCGAACTCCTGCGGCAGGTCGGGACGGTGCACCCCTTGCCCCCTTAACCCTGGTGTCGGGGGTGCCGAGGGGCGGGCGCCCGCATCAGGAAAGCGCACCCCACTCCCTTACGGAATGCGCTCCCTGGGGTACCCCCGCTGTAGGAGAAACGGAGGGCATGAGCGGTGTACGGGGCGAAGCGATGGAAGCGCCCCTTCACGACGAGGCGCTCGACCAGCAGGAGCGCGATGTACCCGACGACGAGGGCGACGAGAAACCCCGCGACGGAAGGAGCGCAACGACGCAGGAGCGGATGCAGCGGCGCTCGAATGCAGGCGGATGGATGAATTGAAGCACCGGGTCGGATGCCCCAATACGAGCTTCGCGCCGCTGGGGTACCCCCGCTGTAGGAGAAACGGGGGGCATGAGCGGGGAGCCCCCCTGCGGAGAAGCGTCCAAACGGCGGATTATCGCCTCAGCCGTGGAATTGCAGGTAGAAGCAGAGGGCCGCGAGGCAGGCGGTGTACGGGGCGAAGCGATGGAAGCGCCCCTTCACGACGAGGCGCTCGACCAGCAGGAGCGCGATGTACCCGACGACGAGGGCGACGAGAAACCCCGCGACGGAAGGGGCGACACCCGGCAGACGGGAGACCCCGTTCTTCAGGGTGAAGAGGGCCCCGCCGAGGATCGCCGGAATGGAGATGAGAAAGGAGAACTTCGCCGCGCGGCGCGGGGCGATCCCCAGTATGAGGGCCAGGATGATCGTGGAGCCGGAACGGGACAGTCCCGGGAAGACCGCCAGTCCCTGGACGACGCCGATCGCCGTCGCCTCCCACCATTCGATCCTGTCGGGTTCCACCTTGTGGCGGAACCGCAGATTCGTCAGGAGGAGCAGCGTGGTCAGGACGAGGTAGCGCGCGCCGACGCCCCCGAACGTGAGCCCCGTCTCGACGGTCTCGTGGAAGGCGACCCCGATGATGCCGGTCGGAATCGAGGCGACGATGACCAGCCAGATATCGCGGTGGCCCCACGCCGACGGCGCCGCCCACGGATCCCGGCGAAACAGGGACGACACGATCGAGGCGATCTCGGAGCGCAGGAAGAAAAGGACGGCGGCCAGCGTTCCGAGATGGAGCAACAGGTCGAACGCGAGTTCGGGCTCGCGGATCCCGAAGAGGCGCTGGGCGAGGAGCAGGTGCCCCGAGCTGCTCACGGGGAGGAACTCGGTCGCGCCCTGGAGCAGACCGAGAAGGATCGATTGGAGGAAGGTCATCGGGAGGGAGTCACGCGCGGACCGCCGCGCGGGCGCGCTCGACGGCAT harbors:
- the nagZ gene encoding beta-N-acetylhexosaminidase produces the protein MKHGETIASPLWVGFDGKSLPASLSRWLAGGQVGGVVLYARNIESPAQVRGLCREIRSAAGRRNPLPLIAVDQEGGRVARFKEPPFTWFPPARACSLFCCRNEAMAEGVGAATAAELRAVGIDVNFAPVLDVDSNPGNPVIGDRAFSADPDAAASLGIAFARGSLSRGILPVGKHFPGHGDTSADSHKELPVVLSDRRTLLRRELLPFRRAARAGIPALMTAHVMYPALDRALPATLSRKILHDLLRERLRFRGAVLSDALEMKAIADRYGIGEAAVLAVTAGCDVALVCRGESVQEEALDRLARETTDRPAFRRAVAAAAARSGRLRAWAAAKERCRPAPRAVGAGRHRMLSSLLREAWESTGRTSPGGISGNIGEG
- a CDS encoding sugar phosphate isomerase/epimerase, translating into MNVSLSTHLFAFHDLDEAIFPLYPRYGFSLAEIWAMPPHFPSGDFTAADAVARRMAEHGVRVASVHAPLYPDVRTYKKDRWYSLSSVDEAHRLESVAVTARVAGWLARNGGGTVVLHTSFPAGQWYPHRWGAFLSSMNELLGAVPAGVRFAVENTPVDSGQVGIILDIVERYPADRVGVCLDLGHAHIEENVLSAVRAAGPRLIHVHASDNRGEKDEHLVPGKGEIPWDGVTAALREAGFGGPFTVELRDYTRGENPAYKDFDRILTECRASLDRMFRETP
- a CDS encoding phosphotransferase, with product MTEGVDLAALRAGLAALFPGTDPMSAKVSELAGDASTRRYYRVRNSPGASIPSVVVMRYPDESPPEAELPFLNVHRYLAAAGVPVPVVYRSDPKANLLFLEDAGDTMLEDAVRDHGARGCLPLYEQCVEILVRIQSEGTGALDGEAIPARLAFDVAKFTGEIDFFLLHAVREFGGIRLSDREERAIGDLFHPFLEQLSAFPRVLAHRDYHSRNVMVIASGRAPDHRNLRVLDFQDARMGNVFYDLASLLRDSYVALPEDAVEDLRYAWRHAATAKLRGAAGDPGAFAWRFDLAALQRNVKAIGTFGNQAHNRGKRIYLRFIPPTVAHLRGNFERNPPMRALAGRLLPILSALSEKAAAEGTP
- a CDS encoding NDP-sugar synthase; translated protein: MKAMILAAGLGTRLRPLSLEIPKPVIPVLGRPLCGHAMAFLHGHGAESFLLNLHHGPETVREKVTAWAADRFPVEFTHEPEILGTGGGIGNAREYLRGGTFVTANSDAVARFPLADAIARHRANGALATLVLFPDRWKRYTAVRVRDDGRIAGFGGAAPAGAFEGFYTGHLIAEPELLDRIPRGRPSCIVRDTLDPLIATGAPIFAFVTEGDFLDFGTPADYLRGTLALLAEREPGRGPRFFAHPRASIGNGATVGPDAVVEEGASVGSGATVRRAILWPGAVVPPGALVENGILTPRGFVPA
- a CDS encoding thioredoxin domain-containing protein → MDQLPSYSPPPGAPRVDPARMERFAHALRMRGEGYRPRTRHLGPDGWAKYTNRLFLETSPYLLQHAHNPVDWYSWGDEAFEQARRLGRPVFMSIGYSTCHWCHVMEEESFEDEEIARFLNEKYIAVKVDREERPDVDAIYMKAVQGFSGTGGWPLSVWLTPDRKPFFGGTYFPPRDGGYGKGSGFLEILQALSDSYVSMPSEVEEFCSKATAFIRQALSPEGGDDLPTTEALTDAARFYLDHFDPVNGGMAAVPKFPSHLPVRFLLRFHRRTGDGSYLDMARRTLEAMAAGGIYDHVGGGFHRYATDGKWLIPHFEKMLYDNALLVAAYLEGYQATGRKDFARVARETLRFIERDMTAPGGAFYSATDADSPGEGGRREEGAFFTWTPAELEAALGPERARIVALQYGVTEGGNFEGRSILHVSVPPTAVARDLGIPETELDAVLQEAKELLYRARSLRPGPIRDEKILTAWNGLAISAFARAGLALDDPGYVDRACRAARFLLENSCRGGRLHRTWKDGEARHPGLLEDHAFLVAGFLDLYEASADLAWLEEAVAMDTVLADRFEDKDRGGFFLTGDGHEELLVREKPMYDGAEPAGTSVAVLNLLRLHEFTTDPQYRARAEKAFRYAAPTLRSHPISLSEMLLALDFLLDTPKQVVVVLPRGAGKDEAAPLLSAFRGRFVPNRVLSVVREGEEQAKTSRIIPLVRGKEAVGGRVTAYVCEERTCMPPTGNPAELLRQVGTVHPLPP
- a CDS encoding undecaprenyl-diphosphate phosphatase, whose protein sequence is MTFLQSILLGLLQGATEFLPVSSSGHLLLAQRLFGIREPELAFDLLLHLGTLAAVLFFLRSEIASIVSSLFRRDPWAAPSAWGHRDIWLVIVASIPTGIIGVAFHETVETGLTFGGVGARYLVLTTLLLLTNLRFRHKVEPDRIEWWEATAIGVVQGLAVFPGLSRSGSTIILALILGIAPRRAAKFSFLISIPAILGGALFTLKNGVSRLPGVAPSVAGFLVALVVGYIALLLVERLVVKGRFHRFAPYTACLAALCFYLQFHG